A region from the Cellvibrio sp. PSBB006 genome encodes:
- a CDS encoding MAPEG family protein, whose protein sequence is MKTALIVLLLLSLLPYAFAWISGFYRRQQLGTIDNKNPRQQYTQLSGPGARAVAAQQNAWEALAFYSAALLAVSLTNVEIEYLSLAAILVLLFRVLHGIFYLANLDLLRSLSFVAAILPSVYLFYRAIASS, encoded by the coding sequence ATGAAAACCGCCCTCATCGTCCTGCTATTGCTGAGCCTGCTTCCCTACGCCTTCGCATGGATCTCCGGCTTCTACCGCCGCCAACAACTCGGCACCATCGACAATAAAAATCCCCGCCAACAATACACCCAACTCAGCGGCCCCGGTGCGCGCGCCGTCGCCGCACAACAAAATGCCTGGGAAGCCTTGGCGTTTTACAGTGCTGCTTTATTGGCGGTGAGTTTGACGAATGTAGAGATTGAGTATCTTTCTCTGGCAGCGATACTTGTGCTGCTCTTTCGGGTTCTGCACGGTATCTTTTATCTGGCCAATCTTGATCTGCTTCGCTCTTTATCGTTTGTTGCCGCGATTCTACCCAGCGTGTATTTATTCTACAGGGCGATTGCGAGCTCTTAA
- a CDS encoding diguanylate cyclase has protein sequence MINYHVSQPHLSDQRSVFSDASSAFAWITRTGFQILHLGVVILFLLNAALATAAGELSALRIHDDFKEQLLVNQLLLLEDPSKQLTIDDIRSENFAGRFSAPGKNGSNLSFTRSAWWVKIRVINDSARENKIILRQAYPLIDYLDLWENTNNGWQHHQTGDRLLFSQRDIQYHDFLFPLALAPNSESTLYLRYESEGAMDIALSASSPIELIQNISKEQFAYGVYYGGFLVLVVYNFFIFVVVRDKAFLYYLLYILCFGLYMSANDGFFYQMIMPESPNLANFCLLILLGLSLLFATQFSRHILTIQQFSRKLDLAALSMIAVLGVVTFSSLLLPYALVVVTQATLTLIVMPLIFIMGIARLCSGYPPARYFMLAWSTFIFGIMVYMVKVFGYFPRTFFTENIFQIGSLIEMVLLSLALSSRVNELKKQSHTDALTDIPNRRMFDDVMRQEFLRTQRNGQPFSLLMIDIDHFKQFNDLYGHSQGDRVLKNVAAQLRSLIRKPMMPFRFGGEEFAVILPRTNERDARIIAERLRQHISSKLIGRHQITVSIGLACQEDRKFQSLSDLLNAADEALYAAKDNGRNCVVTFSCMPEKSVLTDCIISTH, from the coding sequence GTGATCAATTATCACGTCAGCCAACCGCACCTGAGCGACCAACGCAGCGTCTTTTCTGACGCCAGCAGCGCTTTTGCCTGGATAACACGCACCGGTTTCCAGATACTGCACCTGGGCGTGGTGATCCTGTTTCTGCTAAACGCAGCGCTCGCTACGGCCGCCGGAGAACTTTCTGCGCTGCGCATCCATGATGATTTTAAGGAGCAATTGCTGGTAAATCAGTTGTTATTGTTGGAGGACCCATCCAAACAGCTGACTATTGACGATATCCGCAGCGAGAATTTTGCCGGCAGATTTAGCGCGCCGGGCAAGAACGGCTCCAACCTCAGTTTTACCCGCTCGGCCTGGTGGGTAAAAATCCGGGTAATTAATGATAGTGCGCGGGAAAACAAGATCATCCTGCGCCAGGCATATCCCTTGATCGATTATCTGGACCTGTGGGAAAACACCAACAACGGATGGCAGCACCACCAAACCGGTGACCGTTTACTTTTTTCCCAACGTGACATCCAGTATCACGACTTTTTGTTTCCCCTCGCCCTCGCACCCAATAGTGAATCTACTTTGTATTTACGCTACGAAAGCGAAGGGGCGATGGATATCGCGCTATCGGCGTCCTCACCCATTGAGTTGATTCAAAATATCAGCAAGGAACAATTTGCTTACGGCGTATATTACGGTGGCTTTCTGGTACTGGTGGTATACAACTTTTTTATCTTTGTCGTGGTGCGCGACAAAGCCTTCCTGTACTACTTGTTGTACATCCTGTGCTTCGGCCTCTACATGAGCGCCAACGACGGTTTCTTTTATCAAATGATAATGCCCGAGAGCCCCAACCTGGCAAATTTCTGCCTGTTGATTTTGTTGGGACTTTCACTACTTTTTGCCACGCAATTTTCCCGCCATATCCTGACCATCCAGCAATTTTCCCGCAAACTTGACCTTGCCGCGCTGAGCATGATTGCCGTGCTCGGCGTGGTCACCTTCAGCTCGCTGTTACTGCCCTACGCGCTGGTAGTTGTGACCCAGGCAACGCTCACGCTTATTGTCATGCCGCTAATTTTTATTATGGGCATTGCGCGGCTGTGCTCAGGCTACCCACCTGCACGCTATTTTATGCTCGCCTGGTCCACTTTTATCTTCGGCATCATGGTGTATATGGTAAAAGTCTTCGGATATTTCCCGCGCACGTTCTTCACCGAAAATATCTTCCAGATCGGTTCATTGATTGAAATGGTGTTGTTGTCGCTGGCCTTAAGCAGCCGGGTCAATGAACTCAAAAAACAAAGCCATACCGATGCCCTCACTGACATTCCCAACCGGCGTATGTTTGATGACGTAATGCGCCAGGAATTTTTGCGCACCCAACGCAATGGCCAGCCGTTTTCATTGCTGATGATTGATATCGATCACTTCAAACAATTCAATGATCTTTACGGCCACAGCCAGGGTGACCGAGTCCTGAAAAATGTCGCAGCGCAATTGCGCAGCCTGATCCGTAAACCGATGATGCCGTTTCGGTTTGGCGGGGAAGAGTTTGCGGTGATTTTGCCGCGTACTAATGAGAGAGATGCAAGAATTATTGCAGAACGTCTACGCCAACATATCAGCAGCAAGCTTATAGGCCGACATCAAATTACGGTGAGCATTGGACTGGCCTGCCAGGAAGACAGGAAGTTTCAATCATTAAGCGACTTGCTCAATGCGGCCGATGAAGCGCTCTATGCGGCCAAAGATAATGGCCGCAATTGTGTTGTTACCTTTTCCTGCATGCCGGAAAAATCTGTATTGACAGATTGCATCATCAGCACCCATTAA
- a CDS encoding helicase HerA-like domain-containing protein produces MSMNGFLIGGNAERPVELNLSMGNRHGLIAGATGTGKTVTLQVLAEGFARAGVSVFMADVKGDLSGLALSGKPHPRVDERVQKIGVQNYQQRSYPCVFWDIYGKQGHRVRATISDFGPLLLSSFLELNETQSAVLYAAFNIADDQGLLMLDLKDLQAMLNWMKDERANLEDEYGGMSTTSIAAIQRRLMMLEQQGAEDFFGEPALDLQHLLQVTLDGRGAVNILDATSLIHQPRLYAIFLLWLIAELFENLPEVGDMDRPRLVFFFDEAHLLFNNAPKLLLEKIEQVVRLIRSKGVGIYFISQSPDDIPDTVLGQLGNRVQHALRAFTPKDQAAVKVAAQTFRPNPAFKTEAVISELGIGEALVSVLDPKGAPTIVERTLIVPPESRIGPLTAEERVTIVARSPYKNIYDKLIDRESAYEVLKARALQKQTEDNAAKKDNDWGLRMPDKPASRSSSRKTARSSSRQGVAETLAKSVARSVGSSLGRQIVRGLLGSLLGGRR; encoded by the coding sequence ATGTCAATGAATGGCTTCCTTATTGGTGGTAATGCGGAACGGCCCGTCGAATTAAATTTATCGATGGGCAATCGCCACGGCTTGATCGCCGGTGCAACGGGTACAGGAAAAACCGTCACCTTACAAGTTCTCGCCGAGGGTTTTGCCAGGGCGGGTGTGTCGGTATTTATGGCGGACGTAAAAGGTGATCTTTCGGGGTTGGCGCTTAGCGGCAAACCTCATCCCAGGGTTGATGAACGCGTTCAAAAAATTGGTGTCCAGAATTATCAACAGCGATCCTACCCTTGTGTGTTTTGGGATATTTACGGAAAACAGGGGCACCGGGTGCGTGCCACCATTTCTGACTTTGGGCCGCTCTTGTTGTCGAGTTTTCTGGAGTTAAACGAAACCCAATCCGCCGTTTTATATGCCGCATTCAACATTGCCGATGACCAGGGGTTGTTGATGCTGGACCTGAAAGATTTGCAGGCCATGCTTAACTGGATGAAGGACGAACGCGCCAATCTGGAAGATGAGTACGGCGGAATGAGCACGACCAGCATTGCTGCAATCCAACGCCGCTTGATGATGCTGGAACAACAAGGCGCGGAAGATTTCTTTGGCGAGCCTGCACTGGATCTACAGCATTTGCTGCAAGTTACTCTGGACGGACGCGGTGCGGTTAATATTCTTGATGCAACCAGTCTGATTCATCAACCGCGCCTGTATGCGATTTTTTTGTTATGGCTGATTGCCGAATTGTTTGAGAATTTACCGGAAGTGGGTGACATGGATCGCCCCAGGTTAGTGTTCTTTTTTGATGAAGCTCATTTGCTGTTTAACAATGCACCGAAATTGTTGCTGGAAAAGATCGAGCAGGTAGTGCGTTTGATTCGCTCGAAAGGTGTAGGTATTTATTTTATCTCACAAAGCCCCGACGATATTCCTGATACGGTACTGGGGCAATTAGGGAATCGTGTGCAACACGCGCTGCGTGCTTTTACACCAAAAGATCAAGCGGCGGTCAAGGTTGCTGCACAAACCTTTCGGCCCAATCCTGCATTTAAAACCGAAGCGGTGATCAGTGAGCTGGGTATTGGTGAAGCATTGGTGTCGGTTCTTGATCCCAAGGGGGCGCCGACGATAGTTGAGCGCACCTTGATTGTTCCACCTGAGTCGCGAATTGGTCCATTAACCGCAGAGGAACGCGTAACCATTGTCGCGCGCTCACCCTATAAAAATATTTACGATAAATTGATCGATCGTGAGTCTGCATACGAAGTTCTGAAAGCACGCGCCTTGCAAAAGCAGACGGAAGACAATGCGGCGAAGAAAGATAATGACTGGGGTCTGCGCATGCCGGATAAACCTGCCTCACGTTCAAGCTCCCGGAAAACAGCGCGCTCGTCCAGTCGCCAAGGGGTTGCAGAGACACTGGCCAAAAGCGTAGCCCGTTCCGTCGGCAGCTCGTTGGGTCGCCAAATTGTCCGCGGCTTGCTGGGCTCACTCCTCGGCGGCCGCCGCTAA
- the waaA gene encoding lipid IV(A) 3-deoxy-D-manno-octulosonic acid transferase codes for MRWFYTLIFYLAIPVILLRLLWRAWRAPAYARRWHERFGFIPELETEKKVVWFHTVSVGEFLAALPLIRILQQQAQVQLVITTTTPTGSERVRAALGDSVYHVYAPYDLPDCVARFLTRVQPQLLLIMETELWPNTIAACAQREIPALLINGRLSARSARGYARFGAMTKDMLEQLTCAAIQHTDDAARFQQLGLPAAATVVTGNVKFDLTLGEDVLAQAHILKHQWTQGGERLVWIAASTHQGEDEQILNAFAQVRASGTDAAKKLLLVLVPRHPERFERVGNLCVARGYHMVRRSQKTIAADTDVLLGDTMGELLLLLGASDISFVGGSLVPTGGHNFMEPAAWQLPLLSGTHVFNFAEAARLLQEADALRLVDTAEALAQEVQCLISDEGERKKRGQAALSVANSNRGAMAKTLNIIERYL; via the coding sequence ATGCGTTGGTTTTACACCCTGATTTTTTATCTTGCGATCCCCGTCATTCTTCTGCGTTTGCTGTGGCGCGCCTGGCGTGCGCCAGCTTATGCGCGTCGCTGGCATGAGCGGTTTGGTTTTATTCCCGAGTTGGAAACGGAAAAAAAAGTCGTCTGGTTTCACACAGTTTCAGTCGGTGAATTTTTAGCGGCGCTGCCACTGATTCGTATCTTGCAACAGCAGGCCCAGGTGCAATTGGTTATTACCACGACCACACCAACCGGTTCAGAGCGCGTGCGAGCGGCCTTGGGCGATAGCGTGTACCACGTTTACGCACCTTATGACTTGCCGGATTGTGTGGCACGTTTTCTGACGCGGGTGCAGCCGCAATTACTGCTGATCATGGAAACCGAACTCTGGCCCAACACCATTGCGGCCTGCGCGCAGCGCGAGATTCCCGCATTGCTTATCAACGGACGTTTGTCTGCGCGCTCGGCACGCGGCTATGCGCGCTTTGGTGCTATGACGAAGGACATGCTGGAGCAATTGACCTGTGCGGCAATACAACACACCGATGATGCTGCACGCTTTCAACAACTCGGCCTGCCAGCTGCGGCAACGGTTGTTACCGGCAATGTGAAATTTGATTTGACCCTGGGTGAGGACGTACTCGCGCAAGCTCACATCCTCAAGCACCAATGGACCCAGGGCGGCGAACGCTTAGTGTGGATTGCCGCCAGCACCCATCAGGGGGAGGACGAACAAATCCTTAATGCGTTTGCCCAGGTGCGTGCTTCCGGTACGGACGCAGCAAAGAAACTGTTGCTGGTGCTGGTACCGCGCCATCCCGAACGTTTTGAACGTGTGGGGAATTTATGTGTTGCACGCGGTTATCACATGGTGCGTCGCAGTCAGAAAACCATTGCGGCCGATACCGATGTTTTATTGGGCGATACCATGGGCGAATTGTTATTGCTGCTGGGTGCCAGCGATATTTCCTTTGTCGGCGGCAGCCTTGTGCCCACTGGTGGTCATAATTTTATGGAGCCCGCTGCCTGGCAGCTGCCGTTACTAAGCGGTACTCACGTGTTCAATTTTGCGGAAGCAGCGCGCTTGCTACAGGAAGCGGATGCGTTGCGTTTAGTCGACACCGCCGAGGCATTAGCGCAGGAAGTGCAGTGCCTGATAAGCGATGAGGGAGAGCGTAAAAAACGCGGTCAAGCCGCGCTTTCGGTAGCCAATAGCAATCGCGGAGCGATGGCAAAGACACTCAACATTATTGAACGATATCTATAA
- the minD gene encoding septum site-determining protein MinD, with translation MAKIIVVTSGKGGVGKTTTSAAISTGLAQRGHKTAVIDFDVGLRNLDLIMGCERRVVYDFVNVIKGEATLNQALIKDKRTEGLFILPASQTRDKDALTPEGVETVLNDLSKDFDFIVCDSPAGIEKGAQMALYYADIAIVVTNPEVSSVRDSDRILGILQSKSRRAERSDEPIKEHLLLTRYNPERVEKGEMLSVADVEEILAIPLLGVIPESEAVLKASNQGQPVILDDESQAGQAYSDAVDRLLGKEIAHRFLEVQKKNFLKRLLGGK, from the coding sequence TTGGCCAAGATTATCGTAGTGACTTCAGGTAAAGGTGGTGTGGGTAAAACTACCACCAGTGCAGCAATCAGTACCGGACTGGCTCAGCGCGGTCATAAAACGGCGGTGATAGATTTTGATGTGGGCTTGCGGAATCTGGATTTGATTATGGGATGCGAGCGGCGTGTGGTGTATGACTTTGTGAATGTCATCAAAGGCGAGGCGACTTTGAATCAGGCGTTGATCAAAGATAAACGCACGGAGGGTTTGTTTATCCTGCCTGCGTCGCAAACTCGCGATAAAGATGCCTTGACGCCAGAGGGTGTTGAGACGGTGTTGAATGATTTGTCGAAGGATTTTGATTTTATTGTCTGCGACTCGCCGGCCGGGATTGAGAAGGGGGCGCAGATGGCGTTGTATTATGCGGATATAGCGATTGTGGTGACGAATCCGGAAGTGTCGTCGGTGCGTGATTCGGATCGTATCCTGGGTATTTTGCAAAGCAAATCACGCCGGGCTGAGCGGAGTGATGAGCCTATCAAGGAGCATTTGCTGTTGACGCGTTATAACCCGGAGCGTGTAGAGAAGGGTGAGATGCTGAGTGTGGCGGATGTGGAGGAGATTCTGGCGATTCCGTTGCTGGGGGTGATTCCGGAGTCCGAGGCGGTACTTAAGGCATCCAACCAGGGGCAGCCGGTGATTCTGGATGATGAAAGTCAGGCGGGACAGGCGTACAGTGATGCGGTGGATCGGTTGTTGGGTAAAGAGATTGCGCACCGGTTTCTGGAAGTGCAGAAGAAAAACTTTCTCAAGCGTTTGCTGGGAGGTAAGTAG
- a CDS encoding YceI family protein, whose amino-acid sequence MNILRGLFFMLTVFFLHGCGYLLQPDVKQGMANLEKGEYELDPRHTTVLFKVDHLGLSKFVGRFNRVDASLDFDPANPGAAKLTAVIYTASIDVNDTDFSATLAGRSWFNSERFPEAQFVTRAVELVDGTRARFIGDLTLLGVTAPITLDVQFNGGADNMLTGRYTLGFSAVTRFNRSQFGMDQYIPAVGDQVEVEVHAEFLRR is encoded by the coding sequence ATGAATATTCTGCGTGGTCTTTTCTTCATGTTGACAGTATTTTTCCTCCACGGGTGTGGGTATCTGTTGCAACCGGACGTCAAGCAGGGAATGGCGAATCTGGAAAAAGGTGAGTATGAACTTGATCCCCGTCATACCACCGTGCTGTTCAAAGTAGATCATTTGGGATTATCCAAATTTGTCGGACGTTTTAATCGCGTTGACGCCAGCCTTGATTTTGACCCCGCCAATCCCGGCGCCGCCAAATTAACAGCCGTTATTTATACCGCCAGCATTGATGTGAATGATACGGATTTTTCGGCAACCTTGGCCGGACGCAGCTGGTTTAACAGCGAACGTTTTCCCGAGGCACAATTTGTAACGCGCGCGGTAGAACTGGTCGATGGGACTCGTGCCCGTTTTATCGGTGATTTAACCCTGTTGGGCGTCACAGCGCCAATAACCCTGGACGTACAATTTAACGGCGGTGCAGACAATATGCTGACCGGTCGCTACACCCTGGGATTTTCAGCCGTCACACGCTTTAATCGCTCGCAGTTTGGTATGGATCAATATATTCCGGCGGTAGGTGATCAGGTAGAGGTGGAAGTGCACGCTGAGTTTTTGCGTCGCTGA
- a CDS encoding DUF3300 domain-containing protein: MNALAKLALTLFLSGFALLSQAQTQTISTAPPDFSRAELDQMLAPVALYPDTVLSHVLIAATYPLEVVQAARWASANSKLSAESAVAAVENENWDPSVKALVAFPQILQRMSDDLDWTQRVGDAFLADEAEVMTVIQDLRQKAYASGSLDKMEHVKVQREEKIIVIEPAVERVVYVPYYDTRVVYGDWWWSDYPPVYWHHPRHHVFVGGFYWGPRVYVAPSFFFSSFHWHNRRVVVIDYHHHHHPRFYSGRHIAHYHGARHWHHNPVHRRGVVYRNENIRHHYNSNRQSYRALQEERDYGRRHTAEGHPRPNSARPQHRPELQGSNNRHADTPRPVTHWRGQSDAERVRERLANTNNPSRDVSNVERKYPQRTLPNTTKTGGREEVQRNQPERPAAVYRGNNTVQRSAGDVEQRRDVIQRAQENAPRQNNWQGNPQRPQNIERSTYQQPRQDIIRRTENVQQPQRSPRQTEPQVQRRIEQNRPQPQVHRGIGGSNHTRASGGSSGVRESRRIER; encoded by the coding sequence ATGAACGCCCTCGCCAAATTGGCATTGACCCTGTTTCTGAGCGGTTTTGCGCTGTTGAGTCAGGCGCAGACGCAAACCATCAGCACGGCACCACCGGATTTCAGCCGCGCCGAGCTGGACCAGATGCTCGCACCGGTTGCACTTTACCCGGACACAGTACTCTCCCACGTATTGATTGCCGCCACCTACCCGCTGGAAGTTGTCCAGGCGGCCCGCTGGGCCAGCGCCAACAGCAAACTAAGCGCGGAATCTGCGGTGGCAGCGGTGGAGAATGAAAACTGGGACCCCAGCGTGAAGGCACTGGTGGCCTTCCCCCAAATCTTGCAGCGCATGAGTGACGACCTCGACTGGACCCAGCGGGTGGGCGATGCCTTCCTGGCTGATGAGGCGGAAGTCATGACGGTCATCCAGGATTTGCGGCAGAAGGCTTATGCCTCAGGCAGCCTGGACAAGATGGAACACGTCAAGGTACAGCGCGAAGAAAAAATCATTGTGATTGAACCGGCCGTTGAGCGTGTCGTGTACGTTCCCTACTACGACACACGCGTGGTCTATGGCGACTGGTGGTGGTCGGATTACCCACCCGTCTACTGGCATCACCCCCGTCATCATGTATTTGTCGGCGGTTTTTATTGGGGTCCGCGCGTTTATGTCGCGCCCAGCTTCTTCTTCAGCTCCTTCCACTGGCATAACCGCCGCGTGGTGGTGATTGATTACCACCACCATCATCACCCGCGCTTTTACAGTGGCCGGCACATCGCCCATTACCACGGCGCCAGGCACTGGCACCACAACCCCGTACATCGGCGCGGGGTGGTGTACCGCAATGAGAATATTCGTCACCACTACAACAGCAACCGCCAGAGTTACCGGGCGTTGCAGGAAGAGCGGGACTACGGCCGTCGTCATACTGCAGAGGGCCACCCACGCCCCAACAGTGCACGACCACAGCATCGCCCGGAGCTGCAAGGCTCCAATAATCGCCATGCCGACACACCGCGCCCCGTTACGCATTGGCGCGGCCAAAGTGACGCGGAGCGTGTACGCGAGCGGCTTGCCAACACCAATAACCCATCGCGTGATGTGAGCAACGTAGAGCGCAAGTATCCCCAGCGCACCCTGCCCAACACCACGAAAACCGGCGGGCGCGAAGAAGTACAACGCAACCAGCCCGAGCGGCCTGCGGCGGTGTATCGCGGTAACAATACGGTGCAACGCAGCGCCGGCGACGTGGAACAACGACGCGACGTTATCCAGCGGGCGCAAGAAAATGCACCGCGTCAGAATAATTGGCAAGGAAATCCGCAGCGCCCCCAAAATATTGAGCGAAGTACTTATCAGCAACCACGTCAGGACATCATCCGCCGCACGGAAAATGTGCAGCAGCCCCAAAGAAGCCCAAGGCAAACGGAGCCGCAAGTCCAACGTCGTATTGAACAAAACAGACCGCAACCACAAGTTCATCGTGGTATCGGCGGTTCCAACCACACGCGGGCAAGCGGCGGCTCCTCCGGCGTGCGCGAGAGTCGCCGCATAGAACGCTAA
- a CDS encoding PolC-type DNA polymerase III translates to MHNANTVIVLDFETTGLSPEMGDRAIEIGAVLIEDGVITDRFQRLMNPGKRVNSFIENYTGITNDMLQDAPPVAEVMQEFAGFMGGYNLVAHNASFDQRFLRAELKRLRRSCDNPFSCSMLASRRIYQTAPNHTLSGLVDYKKIPTDGIFHRALADAEMTAKLWLALLEDIAHMYKVPACTFNVMQQLTTIPKRSVPSFFQKILLKTC, encoded by the coding sequence ATGCACAACGCCAACACCGTCATCGTCCTCGACTTCGAAACCACTGGCCTCTCACCGGAGATGGGCGATCGCGCCATTGAAATCGGCGCTGTGCTGATTGAGGACGGTGTCATCACTGATCGCTTTCAGCGCCTGATGAATCCGGGCAAACGTGTGAACAGTTTTATCGAAAATTACACGGGCATAACCAATGATATGTTGCAGGACGCCCCGCCAGTTGCGGAGGTTATGCAGGAGTTCGCTGGGTTTATGGGCGGGTACAATCTCGTTGCGCACAACGCGTCGTTTGATCAACGTTTTTTGCGCGCCGAATTGAAGCGTTTGCGGCGTAGTTGCGACAATCCATTTTCCTGTTCCATGTTGGCGTCACGCCGTATTTACCAGACCGCACCGAATCACACCTTGAGTGGTTTGGTTGATTATAAAAAAATTCCCACCGATGGTATTTTCCACCGTGCGCTTGCCGACGCTGAAATGACAGCAAAACTGTGGCTAGCTCTGCTGGAAGACATAGCGCACATGTATAAAGTGCCGGCCTGCACCTTTAATGTGATGCAGCAACTGACCACAATTCCCAAACGTTCTGTACCGAGTTTTTTTCAAAAAATACTACTCAAAACCTGTTAA
- the minC gene encoding septum site-determining protein MinC: MIDVSFQLKGSALSVVVLALIDYDPASLRQQLQEKIDQAPQFFVNSPVLINLDKLENPSALNDCAGLLQVCRDLGLQPLGFTAVPEALVEAVRATGLAILPRQGERALKMPEPELRTPQVETVVEERWVQRVSKVITRPVRSGQQIYAEGADLIVLAQVSEGAEVLADGHIHIYGSLRGRALAGVRGDESARIFCQSMEAELVSVAGNFLLRDSFADEVMKRPVQVYLEGENVRIEKLLA, from the coding sequence ATGATAGATGTGAGTTTTCAATTAAAAGGCAGTGCCCTGTCGGTCGTGGTGCTGGCCCTTATCGACTACGATCCCGCCTCCCTTCGTCAGCAGTTGCAGGAAAAAATTGATCAGGCTCCCCAGTTCTTTGTGAATTCCCCGGTGTTGATTAACCTGGATAAGTTGGAAAATCCTTCCGCTCTGAATGATTGTGCCGGGTTGCTGCAAGTATGCCGCGACCTGGGGTTGCAACCACTTGGCTTTACCGCCGTGCCGGAGGCATTGGTGGAGGCGGTGCGTGCGACGGGCCTGGCGATATTGCCGCGTCAGGGTGAGCGTGCCTTGAAAATGCCGGAGCCTGAGCTGCGTACACCGCAGGTGGAAACGGTGGTTGAGGAGCGCTGGGTGCAGCGGGTGAGTAAGGTGATTACCCGGCCTGTTCGCTCAGGCCAACAAATTTATGCCGAGGGTGCGGATCTGATTGTGCTGGCGCAGGTCAGTGAAGGGGCTGAGGTGTTGGCGGATGGTCATATTCATATTTATGGTTCCTTGCGTGGCCGCGCGTTAGCTGGTGTGCGTGGTGATGAGAGTGCGCGGATTTTTTGCCAGAGTATGGAGGCGGAGTTGGTGTCTGTTGCGGGGAATTTTTTGTTGCGGGATTCGTTTGCGGATGAAGTGATGAAGAGGCCGGTGCAGGTTTATCTGGAGGGGGAGAATGTGCGGATTGAGAAGTTGTTGGCGTGA
- a CDS encoding OsmC family protein, whose product MKRTASAMWTGNLKEGKGKISTQSGVLSQTQYGFNTRFEDGPGTNPEELIAAAHAGCFTMALSAQLTEAGMTVESIKTHAAVTLDKIDGGFAITAVHLDLTANIPGIDRSTFETIANQAKTGCPVSKVLNAEITLDAKLES is encoded by the coding sequence ATGAAACGTACAGCGTCAGCAATGTGGACGGGCAATTTGAAAGAGGGTAAAGGTAAAATTTCTACCCAGAGTGGTGTGCTGTCGCAAACTCAATACGGTTTCAATACCCGTTTTGAAGATGGCCCCGGCACCAATCCGGAAGAACTTATCGCCGCCGCCCATGCGGGCTGTTTCACCATGGCGTTATCTGCTCAGCTAACCGAAGCAGGTATGACAGTTGAAAGCATTAAAACCCATGCTGCCGTGACGCTTGATAAGATCGATGGTGGCTTTGCCATTACGGCAGTGCATCTCGACTTAACGGCGAATATTCCCGGCATTGATCGCAGCACGTTTGAAACGATCGCCAATCAGGCCAAGACTGGCTGCCCTGTATCAAAAGTGTTGAATGCCGAGATTACGCTTGATGCCAAGCTCGAATCTTAA
- the minE gene encoding cell division topological specificity factor MinE gives MSIFDYLRKKRAPSSASMAKERLQIIVAHERNRRNHPQPDFLPQMQQEIIEVVRKYINISSDQVVVNLDNTDDCSVLELNITLPD, from the coding sequence GTGAGTATCTTCGATTATCTGCGCAAGAAGCGCGCGCCCTCGTCGGCGTCCATGGCAAAAGAGCGCTTACAAATTATCGTCGCTCACGAGCGCAATCGCCGCAATCATCCCCAACCGGATTTTTTGCCGCAAATGCAGCAGGAAATTATTGAGGTGGTCCGCAAGTACATCAATATTTCATCGGATCAGGTGGTGGTCAATCTGGACAACACCGATGACTGTTCTGTACTTGAACTCAATATTACCCTCCCGGACTAA